In Arthrobacter sp. B3I4, the following proteins share a genomic window:
- a CDS encoding class I SAM-dependent methyltransferase — translation MVQKAERVVSPRNPGGATGAPHTGTARTGRPVGNVTRGTTNPNRMRRVDRWLTGPQAWRLRAAADPLVVDLGYGASPATAVELFERLSAVRPDVRVVGIEIEPERVRQAKPLERPGLSFRLGGFELPVPGRPVLVRAFNVLRQYEEADVPAIWRLVQDRLAPGGLFIDGTCDEIGRRVTWVALDAERPLSLGLSMRFGGFELPSDIAERLPKALIHRNVPGENIHRYLQAMDRAWLEAAPLASFGNRQRWTAMCRALNDGGWPVRDGPSRWRLGELTVDWDAVAPG, via the coding sequence GTGGTGCAGAAGGCCGAGCGTGTGGTGTCCCCCCGGAACCCGGGCGGCGCCACCGGCGCACCCCACACCGGCACGGCCCGGACCGGCCGGCCGGTGGGCAACGTGACCCGCGGGACCACTAACCCCAACAGGATGCGGCGGGTTGACCGGTGGCTGACTGGACCGCAGGCCTGGCGGTTGCGGGCCGCGGCAGACCCGCTCGTCGTCGACCTGGGTTACGGTGCCTCCCCTGCGACCGCCGTCGAACTTTTTGAGCGGCTCTCCGCCGTTAGGCCCGACGTGCGCGTGGTCGGGATTGAGATTGAGCCGGAGCGGGTGCGGCAGGCGAAGCCGCTGGAACGGCCCGGACTGAGCTTTCGGCTGGGTGGCTTCGAACTGCCGGTGCCGGGACGGCCGGTGCTGGTCCGGGCCTTCAACGTGTTGCGCCAATATGAGGAAGCTGACGTGCCGGCCATCTGGCGGCTGGTGCAGGACCGCCTGGCGCCCGGCGGGCTGTTTATCGACGGTACCTGCGACGAGATCGGACGCCGGGTCACGTGGGTGGCCCTCGACGCCGAACGGCCGCTCAGCCTGGGCCTGTCCATGCGCTTCGGCGGCTTCGAACTCCCGTCGGACATCGCCGAACGGCTACCCAAGGCGCTGATCCACCGGAACGTGCCCGGCGAGAACATCCACAGGTATCTGCAGGCGATGGACCGGGCGTGGCTGGAAGCGGCGCCGCTGGCGTCGTTCGGGAACCGGCAGCGCTGGACGGCGATGTGCCGGGCACTGAACGACGGCGGCTGGCCGGTCCGGGACGGGCCCTCGCGCTGGCGTCTGGGCGAACTGACGGTGGACTGGGACGCCGTGGCGCCGGGCTAA
- a CDS encoding DUF2516 family protein has translation MDGRTLIDFADRGVYFLLALVALGLEVWAFFDCLRHKANAFEAVSKRTKTFWLALTGGALAIGLLSLLGGGGGFFGPLGLFGLAAVTAASVYLADVRPAVKDAGRGGSRNMGPYGPW, from the coding sequence ATGGACGGAAGAACGCTGATTGATTTTGCCGACAGGGGAGTCTATTTTCTCCTTGCCCTCGTAGCCCTGGGGCTTGAGGTGTGGGCGTTCTTCGACTGCCTGCGGCACAAGGCCAACGCCTTCGAAGCCGTCTCCAAGCGGACCAAGACCTTCTGGCTTGCCCTTACCGGCGGGGCCTTGGCAATCGGCCTGCTGTCGCTGCTCGGCGGCGGTGGCGGGTTCTTCGGCCCGCTGGGGCTCTTCGGCCTCGCGGCCGTGACGGCGGCCTCCGTTTACCTTGCCGACGTCCGGCCGGCCGTCAAGGACGCCGGCCGCGGCGGCAGCCGCAACATGGGTCCCTACGGCCCCTGGTGA
- a CDS encoding PLP-dependent aspartate aminotransferase family protein, which produces MSLSEEQTVSLSAETVVVAAGRPVRERDAPVNPPLVLSSTYFGTGPLGPGDRGYGRYSNPTWDPFEQALAQLEGATLPGLLYASGLAAVSSALSLVPAQGVLVMPSHSYAGSLVMATELAQKGALELRTVDISDTDAVLEQLAPAGGSPASMLWLESPTNPMLGVADIRALTTAAHAAGALVVTDNTFSTPLVQQPLALGSDVVLHSVTKYLSGHSDVVLGALVTSDPDLHAQLLHHRTIHGGIAGPFEAWLALRGLRTLALRIERSQASAAVLAERLSRHPLVGSIRYPGLATDPGHERAKAQMKGFGSVLCIEMAPVPGAGLSGADTADRMIAALQLWLPATSLGGVESLIERRRRHTAEPLSVPENLVRLSVGIENVEDLWADLEQALASLGG; this is translated from the coding sequence ATGAGTCTTTCCGAAGAGCAGACAGTCTCCCTTTCCGCCGAAACCGTAGTGGTCGCGGCCGGCCGTCCGGTGCGCGAACGCGACGCGCCGGTCAACCCGCCGCTGGTGCTGTCCTCGACCTATTTCGGCACCGGCCCGCTGGGCCCCGGTGACCGCGGCTACGGCCGCTACTCCAACCCCACCTGGGACCCCTTCGAGCAGGCCCTGGCCCAGCTCGAGGGCGCCACGCTGCCGGGTCTGCTGTACGCCTCGGGCCTGGCTGCGGTGAGCTCCGCGCTGTCGCTGGTCCCCGCGCAGGGGGTGCTCGTGATGCCGTCCCACAGTTACGCCGGTTCGCTGGTGATGGCTACGGAACTGGCGCAGAAAGGCGCGCTGGAGCTCCGGACGGTGGACATCTCGGACACCGACGCCGTGCTGGAGCAGCTGGCTCCCGCCGGCGGCTCGCCTGCCAGCATGCTGTGGCTGGAAAGCCCGACCAACCCCATGCTCGGCGTTGCGGACATCCGGGCGCTCACGACGGCGGCGCACGCGGCCGGGGCTCTCGTCGTTACCGACAACACTTTCTCCACCCCGCTGGTGCAACAGCCGCTGGCCCTGGGCTCCGACGTCGTCCTGCACTCCGTTACCAAGTACCTCTCCGGCCACTCGGACGTGGTCCTCGGCGCCCTCGTCACGTCCGACCCGGACCTGCACGCGCAACTGTTGCACCACCGCACCATCCACGGGGGCATCGCCGGGCCGTTCGAGGCGTGGCTGGCGCTGCGAGGGCTGCGTACCCTGGCGCTGCGGATTGAGCGCTCGCAGGCCTCCGCCGCGGTGCTCGCCGAGCGGCTGAGCCGGCACCCGCTCGTCGGCAGCATCCGTTACCCGGGCCTGGCAACGGACCCCGGACACGAGCGCGCCAAAGCACAGATGAAGGGCTTCGGCTCGGTGCTGTGCATCGAGATGGCGCCGGTGCCCGGCGCGGGCCTCAGCGGTGCGGACACCGCTGACCGGATGATCGCCGCCCTGCAGCTGTGGCTGCCGGCCACCTCGCTCGGCGGAGTGGAGTCCCTGATCGAGCGGCGGCGCCGGCACACCGCGGAGCCGCTCAGCGTGCCGGAGAACCTGGTCCGGTTGAGCGTCGGGATTGAAAACGTCGAGGACCTGTGGGCCGATCTGGAGCAGGCCCTGGCGTCGCTGGGCGGCTAG
- the tmk gene encoding dTMP kinase, translating to MTTQTPGPFPGLFIAFEGGDGAGKSTQAAELAGALETRGLTVLRTREPGGTPIGEKLRSLVLDHGHGHIDARTEALIFAASRAAHAEQVIRPALERGEVVLTDRYIDSSVAYQGAGRGLGTDAVREINDWATSGLQPDLTVLLDVDPADGRRRRTAGDAAEDRLESEADEFHARIRTAFLGLATARPEKYLVLAAQLPVQGLAARILERVEALLELRQGSSA from the coding sequence GTGACTACCCAGACCCCCGGACCGTTCCCCGGACTGTTCATTGCCTTCGAAGGCGGCGACGGCGCCGGCAAGTCCACCCAGGCGGCGGAACTGGCAGGGGCGCTGGAGACCCGCGGACTGACGGTGCTGCGGACGCGCGAGCCCGGCGGCACGCCCATCGGCGAGAAACTGCGGTCGCTGGTCCTGGACCACGGGCACGGCCACATTGACGCCCGCACCGAGGCCCTGATCTTCGCAGCGTCCCGCGCGGCGCACGCTGAGCAGGTGATCCGTCCGGCGCTGGAGCGGGGGGAGGTGGTCCTCACCGACCGGTACATCGACTCGTCGGTGGCCTACCAGGGTGCCGGCCGCGGCCTCGGCACGGATGCAGTGCGGGAGATCAACGACTGGGCCACCTCCGGCCTTCAGCCTGACCTGACGGTGTTGCTTGACGTCGATCCTGCCGACGGCCGTCGACGCCGGACCGCCGGCGACGCCGCGGAGGACCGGCTCGAATCAGAGGCCGACGAGTTTCACGCCAGAATCCGTACCGCGTTCCTCGGGCTGGCCACTGCCCGGCCGGAGAAGTACCTGGTCCTCGCGGCCCAGCTTCCTGTGCAGGGACTGGCGGCCCGGATCCTGGAACGGGTCGAGGCGCTGCTTGAACTCCGCCAGGGCAGCTCGGCATGA
- a CDS encoding DNA polymerase III subunit delta': protein MSVWDDLQGQPAVVAQLRQAAERGEGLTHAWLFTGPPGSGRSNAAKAFAAALNCDQEDVARRGCGECPACQTIVGETHSDVTFVRTEKVTITIDEARELVATAGNRPSSARWRIIVVEDADRMAERTTNVLLKAIEEPTPRTIWMLCAPSPADVLVTIRSRCRAVALRLPPAADVATLLVKRDGVDPDVAERAARAAQSHVGIARRLARDPEARERRLETVRFPLHLRGVTAAVMMADKLVKIATEEANSSNDERDAAEKAALLATLGAPESGPLPAAMRGQVKQLEDDQKRRAKRSVTDSLDRTLTDLLSFYRDVLIIQMGNAVELVNAELRSELQEFAGRSTPEVTLARMDAINTARKRITTTNVAPLLAIESMAASLI from the coding sequence ATGAGCGTCTGGGATGACCTGCAGGGCCAGCCGGCCGTCGTCGCCCAGCTGCGCCAGGCTGCCGAGCGTGGTGAGGGCCTGACGCACGCCTGGCTGTTTACCGGCCCGCCCGGTTCCGGCCGGTCCAATGCTGCCAAGGCCTTTGCCGCCGCGCTCAACTGTGACCAGGAGGACGTCGCCCGGCGCGGTTGCGGTGAGTGCCCCGCCTGCCAGACCATCGTCGGCGAGACGCACTCCGACGTCACGTTCGTGCGGACCGAAAAGGTCACCATCACCATCGATGAGGCCCGTGAGCTGGTCGCCACGGCCGGCAACCGGCCTTCCTCCGCCCGCTGGCGGATCATCGTCGTCGAAGATGCCGACCGGATGGCGGAGCGAACCACGAACGTGCTGCTGAAAGCCATCGAGGAGCCGACGCCGCGCACCATCTGGATGCTGTGTGCGCCCTCCCCGGCTGACGTGCTCGTGACGATCCGCTCCCGGTGCCGCGCGGTGGCGCTGCGGCTTCCGCCGGCCGCCGACGTCGCGACCCTCCTGGTCAAGCGCGACGGCGTCGACCCGGACGTCGCCGAACGCGCCGCCCGCGCCGCGCAAAGCCATGTCGGCATCGCCCGCAGGCTCGCCCGCGATCCCGAGGCCCGGGAACGCCGGCTGGAAACGGTGCGGTTCCCGCTGCACCTGCGCGGTGTCACCGCCGCTGTGATGATGGCGGACAAGCTGGTCAAGATCGCCACCGAGGAAGCCAACAGCTCCAATGACGAGCGTGACGCCGCCGAGAAGGCCGCGCTGCTCGCCACCCTCGGCGCGCCCGAGAGCGGCCCGCTCCCGGCGGCCATGCGGGGTCAGGTCAAGCAGCTCGAAGACGACCAAAAGCGGCGCGCCAAACGATCCGTCACCGACTCCCTTGACCGCACCCTGACTGACCTGCTGTCCTTTTACCGGGACGTACTAATCATCCAGATGGGAAACGCCGTCGAACTGGTCAACGCCGAGTTGAGGAGCGAGCTGCAGGAATTTGCCGGCCGTTCCACGCCCGAGGTGACCCTGGCCCGCATGGACGCCATCAACACCGCCCGCAAACGGATCACGACCACCAACGTGGCCCCGCTGCTGGCGATCGAGTCCATGGCCGCCAGCCTTATCTAA
- a CDS encoding alpha/beta hydrolase, with protein sequence MTPAPSRPADNRPPGIGVRRAGALALGLVLALVLTSCTLFGAGDGGAKGAPGKADPSIADAAPAELRSFYSQQLNWTRCEGDFQCAKVKVPLDYSKPDGGTIEIAALKLAAKSGNKKGSLLVNPGGPGGSGYDFVKDAGTTNISDKVRAAYDVVGFDPRGVKRSAPVTCLTDRERDANRAKIYNLDTDAGLAEALADNKAIAAKCAEKTGPVLAHVDTVSAAKDLDILRGVLNDTKLNYLGYSYGTFLGSTYASLFPDNVGRMVLDGAMDPSLSYEELTAGQAKAFEKAIRAYVTKCLQGSGCPFSGSPDAAVGQIGDLIAAVAANPRPAKDGRIVNASMFVSGFILPFYNDDNWPVLTQALDSAMKGDLSPMLRLSDFGADREPDGTYSANSTFAFNAINCLDYPMSSDTAAMRAEEQQLRQLSPTLGYYFAYGGTSCKDWPYKNLRTPAPVEYKGSADIVVVGTTGDPATPVEWASALRKQLGTASLLTWKGEGHTAYGRSNSCIEKAVDGYLVDGKTPADNTVC encoded by the coding sequence ATGACGCCAGCACCATCCCGGCCCGCAGACAACCGGCCCCCCGGGATCGGCGTGCGGCGGGCCGGCGCCCTTGCGCTGGGTCTGGTACTGGCGCTGGTGCTCACTTCCTGCACGCTTTTCGGAGCCGGCGACGGCGGCGCGAAGGGCGCCCCGGGGAAGGCTGACCCCTCAATCGCCGACGCTGCGCCGGCAGAGCTGCGCAGTTTCTACTCGCAGCAGCTGAACTGGACGCGCTGCGAGGGTGACTTCCAGTGCGCCAAGGTCAAGGTCCCGCTGGACTACAGCAAGCCCGACGGCGGCACCATCGAAATCGCGGCCCTCAAGCTGGCCGCCAAGAGCGGCAACAAGAAGGGCAGCCTGCTGGTCAACCCGGGCGGCCCCGGCGGCTCCGGCTATGACTTCGTCAAGGACGCCGGCACGACAAACATTTCCGACAAGGTGCGCGCGGCTTACGACGTCGTCGGCTTCGACCCCCGCGGCGTGAAGCGCTCCGCACCGGTCACCTGCCTGACTGATCGGGAACGCGACGCCAACCGGGCCAAGATCTACAACCTGGACACCGACGCCGGCCTGGCCGAAGCCCTGGCGGACAACAAGGCCATTGCTGCCAAGTGTGCCGAGAAAACCGGCCCTGTGCTGGCCCACGTCGACACCGTCAGCGCCGCCAAAGACCTCGACATCCTCCGCGGTGTCCTGAACGACACGAAGCTGAACTACCTCGGCTACTCGTACGGCACGTTCCTCGGCTCCACCTACGCCTCGCTGTTCCCGGACAATGTGGGCCGGATGGTCCTGGACGGCGCGATGGATCCGTCGTTGAGCTACGAGGAACTGACCGCAGGCCAGGCGAAGGCGTTTGAAAAAGCGATCCGCGCCTATGTCACCAAGTGCCTGCAGGGCAGCGGCTGCCCCTTCAGCGGCAGCCCCGATGCCGCCGTCGGGCAGATCGGGGACCTCATCGCGGCGGTCGCAGCCAACCCGCGGCCCGCCAAGGACGGCAGGATCGTCAACGCCTCCATGTTCGTCAGCGGATTCATCCTGCCGTTCTACAACGACGACAACTGGCCGGTGTTGACCCAGGCGCTGGACAGCGCGATGAAGGGCGACCTGTCGCCGATGCTGCGGCTCTCCGACTTCGGCGCGGACCGCGAGCCGGACGGCACCTACTCCGCGAACTCCACCTTCGCCTTCAACGCCATCAACTGCCTTGACTACCCGATGTCCTCCGATACGGCGGCGATGCGGGCCGAGGAACAGCAGCTCCGCCAGCTCTCCCCCACCCTGGGCTACTACTTCGCCTACGGCGGAACGAGCTGCAAGGACTGGCCGTACAAAAACCTCCGGACCCCCGCTCCGGTGGAGTACAAGGGCTCCGCCGACATCGTCGTGGTGGGCACCACCGGGGATCCTGCGACGCCGGTCGAGTGGGCCAGCGCCTTGCGCAAGCAGCTGGGCACGGCCTCGCTGCTGACCTGGAAGGGTGAGGGGCACACCGCCTATGGCCGCTCCAACAGCTGCATCGAGAAGGCAGTGGACGGATACCTCGTCGACGGCAAAACACCGGCCGACAACACCGTCTGCTAG
- a CDS encoding DUF805 domain-containing protein: MTYQQPYPSDQPAYKAEPPLWAPYYGAPFPAALQRFFKKYATFNGRASRSEYWWWTLASVVVSVLLNVIIGSGTTTTAYGTTTGPGTVIGGILAVVWGLATIVPSLALSVRRLHDVNMSGWMLLIVLVPFLGALALLVFMVLPSNPAGQRFDRPVGAPLYPAR, encoded by the coding sequence TTGACGTACCAGCAGCCGTATCCTTCAGACCAGCCGGCCTACAAAGCCGAGCCGCCGCTCTGGGCGCCCTACTACGGGGCACCTTTTCCGGCAGCGCTCCAGCGCTTCTTCAAGAAGTACGCGACCTTCAACGGCAGGGCCAGCCGCAGCGAATACTGGTGGTGGACCCTGGCTTCCGTCGTTGTATCCGTCCTCCTCAACGTCATCATCGGGTCCGGAACCACCACCACGGCCTACGGCACGACCACCGGGCCCGGAACCGTCATCGGCGGCATCTTGGCCGTGGTCTGGGGACTCGCAACGATCGTTCCGTCCCTGGCGCTGTCCGTGCGGCGGCTGCACGATGTGAACATGAGCGGCTGGATGCTTTTGATTGTCCTGGTCCCGTTCCTGGGTGCCCTGGCGCTGCTGGTCTTCATGGTCCTGCCCTCCAACCCTGCCGGCCAGCGCTTCGACCGCCCCGTAGGTGCACCGCTCTACCCGGCCCGGTAA
- a CDS encoding nuclear transport factor 2 family protein translates to MSDRDDFLLWVKSVLYQAELTLHNGDAEPRKQIWSRNEPVSVLGAWRNAYGLQQVDELFTALGQSFSHCTSYDCELQAYDVVGDMAYTAGLEHSSASVNGEPRTYTLRATQVYRREDGHWKVAHRHGDTVLPDPDGAS, encoded by the coding sequence ATGAGCGACCGTGACGATTTCCTGCTTTGGGTGAAGTCAGTGCTCTACCAGGCCGAGCTCACACTGCATAACGGCGATGCCGAACCGCGCAAGCAGATCTGGTCCCGCAACGAGCCGGTGAGCGTCTTGGGGGCATGGCGCAATGCATACGGCCTGCAGCAGGTGGACGAACTCTTCACCGCTCTCGGGCAGAGCTTCTCCCATTGCACGTCCTACGACTGCGAACTGCAGGCCTACGACGTCGTGGGCGATATGGCCTACACCGCCGGACTGGAACACTCCTCAGCCTCCGTCAACGGTGAACCGCGCACCTACACGCTTCGAGCCACGCAGGTGTACCGCCGGGAGGACGGCCACTGGAAGGTGGCGCACCGGCACGGCGACACGGTGCTTCCGGACCCCGACGGCGCGTCATAG
- a CDS encoding MFS transporter, producing MDRPRREVPAASGPGTPDAGRQGSAGSRRPWGTVVAFGLVSLATDVVSDGARPLAGPLLAQLGASALLVGLVTGGAEAASQGLRLVFGPWADRTHRYWSFTIAGYALTAVCVPLLAAAPATGTAGLVLASVLIIGDRVGKAVRSPAKTVLLASAAKGVGRGRGFAVHKSLDLTGALLGPVIVAAVLAATGMLSAAFAVLAVPATAALALLLWLRRRVAGPGGGTVVDGGTGDGSIVDGGPVADGGATVVGSGTAGGEGAAPGPAPSLFTRDFLLFAVSAFFWSAGLVAFGVISYHLTTEADLPVAVVPLLYAGAMAAAVFGTLASGFLYDRVGGAVLLALPVLIAAVPVLAFSTGLVLILAGVAIWGAATGIQDSTVKALIADLVPEARQGSAYGVFAAFEGAGALAGGALYGALYSDSPALTAAVAALQLAALVLLLRTVRQARAA from the coding sequence ATGGACCGGCCCCGCCGCGAGGTACCCGCCGCTTCCGGGCCGGGAACACCCGACGCCGGCCGGCAGGGTTCCGCTGGCAGCCGCCGGCCGTGGGGCACGGTGGTTGCTTTCGGGCTGGTCAGCCTGGCCACCGACGTCGTGTCCGACGGCGCCCGCCCGCTGGCCGGGCCTTTGCTGGCGCAACTTGGTGCCTCGGCGTTGCTGGTGGGGCTGGTAACCGGTGGGGCGGAAGCCGCGTCGCAGGGCCTTCGCCTGGTCTTTGGCCCCTGGGCTGACCGCACGCACAGATACTGGTCATTCACGATTGCCGGCTACGCCCTGACAGCAGTCTGCGTCCCGTTGCTTGCCGCCGCCCCTGCAACGGGGACGGCCGGACTGGTCCTCGCCTCGGTACTGATCATCGGGGACCGGGTAGGCAAGGCGGTGCGCAGTCCCGCCAAGACGGTGCTGCTCGCCTCAGCCGCCAAAGGCGTCGGACGCGGACGGGGATTCGCGGTCCACAAATCCCTGGACCTCACCGGTGCACTGCTCGGTCCAGTCATCGTCGCTGCCGTGCTGGCCGCCACCGGGATGCTCTCCGCCGCGTTCGCGGTACTGGCCGTCCCGGCAACGGCCGCGCTGGCATTGCTATTGTGGCTGCGCCGCCGGGTCGCAGGGCCCGGCGGAGGCACAGTCGTTGACGGTGGCACTGGGGACGGCAGCATTGTTGACGGCGGCCCAGTCGCCGACGGCGGGGCGACGGTGGTTGGTAGCGGCACCGCCGGTGGGGAAGGCGCCGCCCCGGGCCCCGCGCCGTCGTTGTTTACCCGGGACTTCCTGCTCTTCGCGGTCAGCGCCTTCTTTTGGAGTGCGGGCCTGGTGGCGTTCGGAGTCATTTCCTACCATCTGACCACCGAGGCGGACCTGCCGGTCGCGGTGGTTCCGCTGCTCTACGCGGGGGCCATGGCTGCCGCGGTATTCGGGACCTTGGCCAGTGGCTTCCTGTACGACCGGGTGGGCGGGGCCGTGCTTCTGGCGCTGCCGGTCCTTATCGCGGCCGTTCCCGTCCTTGCGTTCTCCACCGGCCTGGTGCTGATTCTGGCCGGGGTGGCCATCTGGGGCGCGGCCACAGGGATCCAGGACTCCACGGTCAAGGCCCTCATTGCGGACCTCGTGCCGGAGGCACGGCAGGGATCGGCGTACGGGGTCTTTGCGGCCTTCGAAGGGGCCGGCGCGCTGGCCGGCGGCGCCCTATACGGCGCCCTCTACTCCGACAGTCCAGCCCTGACCGCTGCGGTGGCGGCGCTGCAGTTAGCGGCGCTGGTGCTGCTGCTTAGAACTGTCCGCCAAGCCCGCGCGGCATAA
- a CDS encoding DUF2231 domain-containing protein, which translates to MIEIAGLPAHILLVHAVVVLGPIAGLAAIVYAAAPRWRRYLAWPLGVLSLGLVPVALVTAQAGEQLQKSRPATAAIREHAEQGDVLKVVSVIFFVLVAAMIVVSYDPIGRRFAFLGRIRDNRVVRIVLLVAGALAGAFFLYQSIVTGHSGAASVWGR; encoded by the coding sequence GTGATTGAGATTGCTGGACTTCCTGCCCACATCCTCCTGGTCCACGCCGTCGTGGTTCTCGGACCGATTGCCGGGCTTGCGGCCATCGTCTACGCAGCAGCGCCGCGTTGGCGCCGGTATCTCGCCTGGCCGCTGGGCGTTCTCTCGCTTGGCCTGGTTCCGGTCGCACTCGTCACGGCGCAGGCAGGAGAGCAGCTGCAGAAATCCCGTCCGGCGACCGCGGCGATCCGGGAGCACGCCGAGCAGGGGGACGTGCTGAAGGTCGTCTCGGTCATCTTCTTCGTTCTCGTTGCCGCAATGATCGTTGTGAGTTACGACCCAATCGGCCGCCGCTTCGCCTTCCTGGGCCGGATACGCGACAACCGCGTCGTGCGGATTGTTCTGCTGGTTGCTGGCGCCCTGGCCGGTGCTTTCTTCCTCTACCAGAGCATCGTGACCGGGCACTCCGGCGCCGCCTCGGTCTGGGGCCGCTGA